The following are encoded in a window of Rissa tridactyla isolate bRisTri1 chromosome 15, bRisTri1.patW.cur.20221130, whole genome shotgun sequence genomic DNA:
- the PECAM1 gene encoding platelet endothelial cell adhesion molecule isoform X3, with the protein MYLALLVIFLQCSELYTQEKVFTFNKVEIKVQPSFKVKNGDPMSIVCHADISKSTDFQLKHNFTIFKDGKVVFTTVSGKGDAQYEISVARSSDTGVYECTVEAGGKTKSSNSLRVWVKGMTKPILTVEKKEVLEGEVVKLRCELPEEEPPLYFYFWKTKMNSTPKEKDVFEPYRNFSVVEFAVEEGDNILQFDCFVKRYVQSEFESSEHSNKTLVTVREPFIKPALSVKPSSNITEGDRIQFECSTVVARMRDIEIILQKNKTILSSVRDEKILKYSAVATLEDSGEYLCKVEQGKASKTTKLNVDVSELFPKPILSASMNKLDENKELTLSCSVSGFRKANFSILRKNSNGDVWLKNFRNLTMRVDVNDTGSYICKAEVKGIVKESKPVRINVYAPVSKPTLSVVSGLPEVVLGKPLRLICRSATGTPPITFTFYKGNEVKKTVINDTYATFLDENIRQNDKRGYKCDAKNNHSSGVKTSNILNITVIVPIRNASLGSVPYGVVEDGSEAAFLCSVNEGSWPILFRIFRKTDHEVLLFEKSENADRVMWRKEAMHRQDTGTYYCMASNRANVDVKSHPITISVILASWQKGIIAVFVLIPIAGAVIFTLWWFLWKKKKAKGPSMEMSGSALATNMTSEKLSRQHNDGDYYSGSGYIEDSENHMKSTDESKAPVQKGTETVYSEIRKANNDSVENRHSRIQGHPDAT; encoded by the exons ATGTATCTTGCTCTTCTGGTGATTTTCTTGCAGT gctcagAACTTTACACTCAGGAGAAAG ttTTTACTTTCAACAAAGTTGAAATCAAGGTTCAGCCGTCTTTCAAAGTAAAGAACGGAGATCCTATGTCAATTGTCTGCCATGCTGATATTAGCAAAAGTACCGATTTCCAGCTGAAGCataattttacaatttttaagGATGGCAAAGTTGTGTTCACGACTGTATCAGGCAAAGGAGATGCACAATATGAAATATCTGTGGCTAGATCTTCAGATACAGGAGTCTATGAATGTACTGTGGAAGCAGGTGGAAAGACAAAATCTAGTAACTCCTTACGTGTTTGGGTAAAAG GAATGACCAAACCAATCCTGACTGTtgagaaaaaagaagttttagaGGGTGAAGTTGTGAAATTACGTTGTGAGCTGCCAGAAGAAGAACCTCCTTTATATTTCTATTTCTGGAAGACAAAGATGAATTCAACACctaaagaaaaagatgtatttgaaCCATACAGAAATTTTTCAGTAGTGGAATTTGCTGTTGAGGAGGGAGATAATATTTTACAATTTGATTGCTTTGTTAAGAGATATGTACAATCAGAATTTGAAAGCTCAGAACACAGCAATAAAACACTTGTTACAGTCAGGG AACCATTTATAAAGCCTGCTCTGAGCGTCAAGCCCTCAAGTAATATTACAGAAGGAGACAGAATACAGTTTGAATGCTCAACTGTGGTAGCCCGAATGCGTGACATTGAAATCAtactccagaaaaacaaaacaatactgaGCAGTGTACGAGATgagaaaattttgaaatactCTGCAGTAGCTACTCTAGAGGACAGTGGTGAATACCTCTGTAAGGTGGAGCAAGGGAAAGCATCTAAAACCACCAAACTGAATGTTGATGTGTCAG AGTTATTCCCCAAGCCAATATTGTCTGCTTCTATGAATAAGCTGgatgaaaataaagaattaacTTTGAGTTGCAGCGTTAGTGGTTTTCGGAAAGCTAACTTCTCTATATTACGTAAAAACTCAAATGGAGACGTCTGGTTGAAAAATTTTAGAAACTTAACAATGAGAGTTGATGTGAATGATACTGGATCCTATATCTGTAAAGCTGAAGTAAAAGGAATAGTCAAGGAGAGCAAACCTGTAAGGATAAATGTTTACG CTCCAGTCTCCAAGCCAACTCTTTCTGTTGTCAGTGGTTTGCCAGAGGTGGTGTTAGGGAAGCCTCTACGGTTAATCTGTCGTTCAGCGACGGGAACGCCGCCAATAACATTCACGTTCTACAAAGGAAACGAAGTTAAGAAAACAGTAATTAATGACACATATGCTACGTTCTTGGATGAAAATATTAGACAAAATGACAAAAGAGGATACAAGTGTGATGCTAAAAATAATCACTCCAGTGGTGTGAAAACTAGCAATATTCTAAACATCACAGTAATAG TACCAATCAGGAATGCCAGCTTGGGCAGTGTTCCATATGGAGTAGTGGAAGACGGCAGTGaggctgcttttctctgctctgtgaATGAAGGATCTTGGCCAATCCTCTTCAGGATTTTTAGAAAAACTGACCATGAAGTTCTTCtatttgaaaaaagtgaaaatgcagaCAGAGTCATGTGGCGCAAGGAAGCAATgcacaggcaggacacagggaCATACTACTGCATGGCTTCTAATCGAGCAAATGTGGATGTGAAAAGCCATCCAATAACCATTAGTG TCATCTTAGCATCTTGGCAGAAAGGAATCATTGCTGTGTTTGTCCTAATACCTATCGCAGGAGCAGTAATTTTCACTTTATGGTGGTttttgtggaagaagaaaaagg CTAAAGGACCATCCATGGAGATGTCTGG TTCTGCCTTGGCTACAAACATGACAAGTGAAAAACTGTCAAGACAGCACAATGATGGGGACTACTATTCAG gCTCAGGTTACATTGAAGATAGTGAAAATCACATGAAATCAACAGATGAGAGTAAAG